aataagacTTGTAAAACTGTCCCTCTTTGTTCTGCTGTACAAGAAATAAGACCAGCCCCTACTGAGTCATCTCAAAgtgacttttcaaaaatgaataaacatgcgACTGTTAACTAGACGGTTTCAAGCTTCATTAATAAGTTGTTGAATAGTCAGATAtctttttctcgcattatcgcCGATGTGATATCGGTTTGtccggtgtgagacagcagtgtgagatttttctgtcttacactgtgtattactacgccgttttaaaacgtaaacaaacgttgtctgctgtagggaaatgcaaaatggtggattgagattatccattaagtaattgttttgcttaattaattacaatttatcatatttttaattaaaaaaactgtcgtatgctctcattttgacttgcactatttgaagcacgcggagggatGAACTCAAAGTtatcttttgaacgtcataacaAAAAGTTGTctaacatcattttttaaggtaatataatgcgagaaaaataatcattcattatatactcgtgtgggatagtgaaattccacctcggggccaagattcacggtcaaggactcggcaaagcctcgtcctagaccgtgaatcttgtcccctctgtggaatttcactatctcgcactcgtaataatgaatgattctattaatcTCAAAAAAACAGCTCGGTCGTCTATTTTATGCTAGGCAATTTTTTTCggccaaaattatgaaaagataaattctaTCCCCGTGTAAAatacaaacaacaaaaacacaaattttcaatatacagtttgtaaTGAATTAGTCTACTACGCGACACATCTTTGGATATTAGGTACGATATTGATATACAAACACTTCAGCGAATCATAAGCTGAAAGGTCAACGGCAGTGATTTCATTGCTAGATCTTATTAAGCGTATTTAAGAGGGGCAGGTTTCAGAATCGAATATTAATTGGATTGAAATGCACAATATATTTGTTATCTTTGCCATAATAAAAACGAATGTGCAAAAACTGCATGTTCATCTTTTGGGGGAGAAATGCTATAATTAATCTTtgttcttttgataaaaaaaaacaactttatcCAAACACAAGACAATTTGATATTTCTTGCGAACATTTTCACTAACCTGGAAACATTTTGACGACTGATTTATTTCTAAGAAGACAAACAGCACAGGGTACATCATGGTCAGAGAATGTGCGTATGTACCCGGGTGAGTAGTGTGTTTCGTATTCCGCACCATAAACAAAAGCTCTGTTATCGTCATCCCCATCAGTGTAGATCCCCCACTCTGGATCTCTTGGTAAACACAGAGGATCAACTGCTGCTCCCTTGTTGTTATACCAAGAACCGCCAGTGTAACCTTCAGATTTCATCAAAACATTCGCATAACATTTACGTATTGTGATTCAACGCCTTATAATACTTaccttaaaattttgtttaatagagaagtgaaaagtttttcgtttttaatttaaaaaaacaaatactaTCTCGATAGAATTGCAATAGGAAATTGTAAGACGATTTTTGTCAGATAGAAGTGATTTCAGGGAAAAAATTACCTGATAGAACTAACTCGGCATTTGAAGGACACGTCTTCTTTCCCCATCTTGTGTACACAACGCTGCTGTTTTTAGTTtcttaaaatattgtcaattatgtaataaaaaaaatgcacgtAAAATTAaggtatttgaataaaaaagttttttttcctagatttatttaataaatataatatcatatataataaaatatataacgatAATCTCTAAATGTCATAAAAATGTTGCCTTGTATTTTCTGTGCACCAAACTCTGTTTTTTcttgaattgtttttattgatttttcaatttGGTTGGTGAAACTCTTGAATTCCCGCCTCAGCGCCTCTACTTGGTATGCTCCTAGAGCAGACGACAATTGTCCTGTCAGATAACCCTGCAGCATGTCTTTACAACTTCCATTGCTTGTTTCCGCTCGTACGCCCATcacaaaaatcacaaaaataagaGCCTCAGTCATCTAAAGTACAATTTaatacattattaattttttaaacactttaatcTAATCTAACTTAATGTTAacctagttttattttttttttaaatccggTTTTGTTCGATATATTTCTGGTATATTCATTTTGTCAGACTTTcgttaaatttaaaacaactgTGTTAAATAGATATAAACTGTTTTTGATTAACAATTAACACCATAAAGATGAATGTAAACAATACAGTGTATATCGCATATGCACATATTAATTTTAACCAAAACGACTAGAACGCGGGTAAACTGATTGATAAATAGCACTTTCTTACGATAAACTCTTTTTTGATATCTCTGATTTAAAGTCCTGGTTCAAATATCCTCATCACAGAATAAAAGATAAGAACATTTAATGATAGATTtgtaaactgttaaaataaaattactatTATCAATCCATAACTATCCCTATTCATCTTTTTCAGtaagtatttatatattttataacagAGCAGGTGCATTTGTTTAACCTAcgcattttaaaaatccttatCAAATCTAAATTAAATTGAAACGTATACCATACCTAGGTCTAATGTTACACAAATGAATATCCTGTGCGTGTAATAGACTTTTCTATACATCATGTTTAAGTAATCACAAACTATAGCAAACCTTATGGTAAATTTAtcatttgtattatttaaataatatgcTTCTTTACGAcagatattgaaatatttaacagtcttcagagagagaaagagagagagagagagagagagagagagagagagagagattatacaTCGAACACAGCTAACATGATGCATATGGGAATTATTAGGTtgttataattattgttttcagtaatatacttttcattttgattaaCTAAATATTATTAGATATTACGTAATATCTTAAGTTAGGTGTtagactgacaatttacaaggttgaTGTTTCCTACATTCACACTTCTTAATCCGCTAATAGTATGTATTCTATAGACATATAGTTCTTCGCTGATCTTTACGTGAAGTTAAACTTCCAAAGAATTTTGAAGTCCTGACAAGGTATtgtctatgttttttttattgttgaaacaAAAATGCCCACCacatttagaaattaaatatttgtgtGGAGTCTGTCTATAACTgcaaatgtatcaatttttacCCGGCTTTCTAACATTACATTTAAAttgtgataaataaataaacaaattatatacaaataaaatcttGTAAGTTAAACGCATAACTAACGAATAGTATAACATACTCTAAAATAAAATGCCTTAAATCTGAATTATGTCTttctaatcaaaataaaaatgtttttggctttaaaaatattatcagaaaatataagaaaatatctGTACTAACAATATGTCTCAGTATAAATTGCAGTTATTATCAAAACTAACGACAAAACcgtcagtaaatatcagaactaACAGCAATATTCAGTAACAGCACCAATAgtctcagtaaatatcagcaacAATAAGCAATAACAGAACAAAaccagtaaatatcagaaattatcagtaaaactGGCAATTTTAGTATATATTAGAGACAGTAGAACACAATGCTGGCTGTCAAATCATTCTAGTAATTTATGTATTGAAAACAACGAAAacattaaactgttaaaatcgaaattaataacaatattttgtgcAAACCATATCTTATTGTGTTTACGATTATTATAACAGTAAACAAACGTTCAatgtattacataatacatcattaGAATTATTTCGTacttgttttatcatttttcaaataaataattttgacaaatttgaacATAACTTTCGATTTTTTCGGTAGAGTTATATAACTATGTAAAGATCTACATTCATATGAAATCAATGCTAGAGCATATGAGCTGTATATTCAAAGATTATTTGCGTGCTTTTAAAAAGTTAGGAAAAACATGATGAGACATACATAAACATGATCAACAATGAAGCCTTTTTATACagcaaaaaaacacaaaaaaaatcaaaaaaaaatcgcACCACTGTTTGTGACAAAAGCCTAATTGACCTCGAATTTGAACATACCATGAATAGtcattttaatttaacattttcatctaaaacaacatgataatatttatctaaataaGCAACTTTAGGCATTTAGTTTTGATATAAAACGAATACTTCATCTTAAGCAAACCCTCGCCTCAGCATTTGCATTTAACTAAACAATCTGGTAATGTCCCTAAAATGCTCATATACTCATGGTCTACAATTAACTGCATAGCCTGATCTATGCATGTCTATGCTGTTTTTTATACTGATTAAAATGAAGCTGCATAGCTATTGGTTCATGAAGTGTATCAAATGCTGTTGAAAATAGAGACATATTTTGACTTtttcaaataatcatttttGAATTATAGTTATTTCACACCTG
This is a stretch of genomic DNA from Crassostrea angulata isolate pt1a10 chromosome 4, ASM2561291v2, whole genome shotgun sequence. It encodes these proteins:
- the LOC128179489 gene encoding uncharacterized protein LOC128179489, with amino-acid sequence MTEALIFVIFVMGVRAETSNGSCKDMLQGYLTGQLSSALGAYQVEALRREFKSFTNQIEKSIKTIQEKTEFGAQKIQETKNSSVVYTRWGKKTCPSNAELVLSGYTGGSWYNNKGAAVDPLCLPRDPEWGIYTDGDDDNRAFVYGAEYETHYSPGYIRTFSDHDVPCAVCLLRNKSVVKMFPARKSCYKGWKLEYNGYLMAGHHGQLASTMYTCIDEHSDTLHGGHANKNGYLFYSVEARCGSLKCPPYVEGRELVCAVCSME